GGTATTTAATCTTAATAGGGAGTATCGGTATTTCTCTCGTTATTTGTAGTTTAGATCGAGTAATTCCTTTGTATCGTGCATTAAAAAAACAAGGTATTTCAAGACATCATAGTTTCTTAAAAAGACAAAGGCTTTATAGTGAGTCTCAACTTAAAGACAATGAAAATTCGTTAGCTACAGTGAGGGAGAAGCTATTAAAGAAAAGGTATAATGTCCGTGAAGAAAATGGTAATATTCTTGCTGAAAAGGGAAGGTTCTCACGATGGGGGCCATATGTAAATCATGTTGGACTCATAATTTTTTTAATAGGTGTACTCGTTCGATCAGTGCCAGGGGTATATATTGATAAGTCATTGTGGATGCGAGATGGAGAGACTAACGAAATCCCAGGTACGAATGGGCAATATTATTTACAAAGTCATGGCTTTAAGTTAGATGTCTATGAAAAAGACTCTGAAAAAGAAGTTTTTGAAGATGCGTTAGCGAAAATTGGCGATGGGGTGTTAGCAAAAAACTATCAAACTGATGTTACGTTATATGAACGTGTCGGTGATTTTATTCCAGGTGCGGAACCGGAGCTCAAAAAAATCAAGGATTTTGCAATCCGCGTGAATGAACCTCTAAAATATGACCATTATGCATTATACCAGGCAGACTTTAAATTAAATGAGTTTCGTGAAATGTCTTTTAAATTAGTAGAGAAAGAAAATGAGGATGTAAGCCTGGGTGAATTAACGATAGACCTTCATAATCCCCAGGAAGAGTATGATTTAGGTGAAGGTTATCAAGTAAAGTTATTGAAATACTTTCCGGATTACTATTTAAATAGTAATGGTGAACCTGATACAAAATTAAAAATTCCTAATAATCCTGCTTTTGTATTTGAAATGTATACACCTGATACTCCAGAGGGTGAAAGAAGCTTTGTTGCAATACGACAAAATATTGAGCCTAATGGAGATAATAAATATAAGGTGGCTTTTTCAGGAATTGAAACGGTAAATGTCTCAGGGCTAACTGTAAGGCGTGATTTCTCATTAGCTATTATAGCCATAGGTGGAGCAATATTTATGATCGGTGTTATCCAAGGTATGTACTGGAATCATCGTCGGATTTGGTTCAAGCGTGAAGGGGATTTGATTTATATTGCAGGACATACGAATAAAAATTGGTTTAGTTTGAAAAAGGACATTACATCAATTATCGAGGGTACTCAGCTCGTTATGCCAGTTGATCAAGTAGAAGATCGTAAGAAGCAGGCAAAGGGGGATTAATATGGCAGAATTAAGTAGTAATTTACTATATATTGCTTTTTTATTATATTTAATTGCAACAGTTTTTTTTGGAGGGACGATAGGCAACAAACGCAGTGATAATAAAAAAAACCGTTGGGCACAAATTGGGATTATTATTACGATCTTAGGGTTTGTGTCACAGCTTGGTTATTTTATTTTGAGGTGGATTGTAGCTGGACATGCGCCAGTCAGTAACTTATTCGAATTTACTACGTTTTTTGGAATGATGTTAGTCGGTGCATTCATTTTTATCTATATTATTTATAAAGCTAGTGTACTCGGTTTGTTTACACTACCAATAGCTATGCTAGTTATTGCATATGCTAGTATGTTTCCAACCGATATTTCTCCTTTAATTCCTGCGTTACAAAGTGACTGGTTATACATACATGTTATTACTGTATCAGCAGGTCAAGCAATTCTTGCAGTAAGTTTTGCTGCTGGGTTAATTTATTTACTTAGATCAGTAGATCAATCGAAGAAAAGTAAACGTACTTTTTGGCTTGAATTAATATTGTATAGTTTAGTAAGTACAATAGGTTTTATTACCATTACTAGTGGGTTTAAGGTTTTAGATTATGAAGCGACATTCTCATATGTTGACAAAAGTGAACAGCCACTTGAGGTTACTTATCAACTTCCAGCTTTAGTTGGACCATATCAAGGGGAGCTTCTTACAGCTGAACGCTTTGAGCCATTAATAAGTATGCCTGCCGTAATCGATGCACAAAAATTAAATACATTACTATTATCATTAATAACAGGATTAATTATATACGGCATATTGAGGTTAATACTCCGGAAAAGAATTGGTGCTGCATTGCAGCCTATTGTGAAAAATGTTAACTTAGATCTAGTGGATGAGATAGGTTACCGTGCAGTAACTATTGGGTTTCCAATTTTCACATTAGGCGGGCTAATCTTTGCGATGATTTGGGCGCAAATAGCGTGGAATCGTTTTTGGGGATGGGATCCAAAAGAGGTATGGGCGCTTATTACGTGGCTCTTTTATGCAGCCTTTTTACATTTAAGACTTTCTAAAGGGTGGCACGGTGAAAAATCAGCATGGTTAGCGGTAATTGGTTTTGCCATTATTATGTTTAATCTAGTTGCTGTTAACTTAGTCATTGCAGGATTACATTCATACGCATAATCATAAAGACACATACGCATAAACCTATACGTTAACAATTTCAACTATTAACATTGTCTGAGGAGGACGAGACATATGGAAAGAGAAATTAAGATATTAGTTGTTGATGATGAAGAACGTATTCGACGACTATTAAGGATGTATTTGGAGCGTGAAGATTACGTAATTGAAGAAGCAGACAACGGTAATGATGGTTTACTTAAAGCTCTTGAAAATGACTATGACCTCATTCTTTTAGATTTAATGATGCCTGGGAAGGATGGCATTGAAGTATGTAGAGAACTTAGAGAGAAAAAGGCGACACCTACAATTATGCTAACTGCAAAAGGTGAAGAAGTAAATCGTGTACAAGGGTTTGAAGTTGGGACAGATGATTATATCGTTAAACCATTTAGCCCGAGAGAGGTTGTACTTAGAGTCAAGGCATTATTAAGAAGATCTTCACCGACTTCTTATTTACAAACTGAAACAACTACAAAAGATGTAATTGTATTCCCTCATTTATCAATCGATAATGATGCACATCGTGTATCTGCGGATGGGAAAGAGGTCAGTCTTACACCTAAGGAGTATGAGCTTCTTTATTTTCTTGCCAAGGCTCCTGATAAAGTGTTTGATAGAGAGCAATTATTAAAAGAAGTTTGGCACTATGAATTTTTTGGTGACTTACGTACTGTTGATACACACGTAAAACGTCTACGTGAAAAACTGAATCGTGTTTCTGAAGAAGCAGCAAAAATGATCGTAACTGTTTGGGGTGTGGGTTACAAGTTTGAGGTAACCAATGAATGAAACTTTGGCGAAGTGTAGTAGGGAAATTATGGTTTACCATTTTGCTATTAGTTTCATTCGTATTATCAATTCTAACCGTCCTTTTACTCCAGTTTTTTGAAAATTATCATGTCAATGAGGCAAAGAATGATTTAACAAAAACAGCAACCAAAATAGCCTCGATTATGGAAGAATATGATGATAAACAATTAGCACGGAATATTTCATGGGAATTAATTGATGAGATGACGAAGGTCATTATTGTATATGATAAAGAAAATTATTGGTATTCACCTGATAGTAATGTACTAGAAAACCTACCAATATCATCGATCTTTAATGATAAACAACTAGCTAGGGTGTTTACAAACAGGGAAGTAATAAGCGAAAAGAAATACTTACATGAAATCACAGCTCCAGTAGATAAAAACAGCCAATTGTTTTTAGTTGCTGCACCTTTAAAAGTTTCTAACGAAGAAAATGGCGCAGTAATTATATATCAGTCATTAAGGGCTGTTGAAGAGACATCGCACCAAACAACTAAACTAATACTTTTAGCTGCGGGAGTCGCAATTGTTTTAACGACAATATTTGCTTTTTTCTTGTCAACTAGAATAACTTCTCCACTGCTTAAAATGAGAGAAGCAGCGTTCGAAGTGGCAAAGGGGAAATTTGATACGAAGGTACCGATTTTAACGAATGATGAAATTGGTGATTTAGCTACTGCTTTTAATCAGATGGAGCGACAATTAAAATATAATATGAACGCGTTAAGTCAAGAAAAAGAGCAGTTATCTAGCATTTTAAGCAGTATGGTTGATGGTGTAATTACATTTAATAAAGATGGCTCGATCTTAGTTTCAAACCCACCTTCTGAGCAATTTTTGCAAGCATGGTATTATGAGCAAGGTAATTTAGAGAAGCCTACGGAAGAGCTACCATCAGAGGTTCGAGAATTGTTTAAACAAGTTGTTTCTTTTGAGAAAGAACAGACGATAGAAATCACATTACAAGGTAGGAATTGGGTTATCGTCATGAGTCCATTATACGATAATAAATTTGTCAGAGGAGCTGTCGCAGTACTTCGAGATATGACTGAAGAACGAAGGTTAGACAAGCTACGAGAAGATTTTATTGCGAATGTTTCCCATGAATTAAGAACACCAATTTCTATGTTACAAGGATATAGTGAAGCGATCATTGATGATATTGCTAGTAGCGATCAAGAAAAGAAAGATATCGCAAAAGTAATATATGATGAATCTTTACGTATGGGTAGGCTAGTGAATGAACTGTTGGATTTAGCTAGGATGGAAGCTGGTCATTTAAATTTGCATTTAGAAGAGATAGATATTCAGCCTTACATTCAAAGAATAATTCGCAAATTTCAAGGATTGGCACAGGATAAGTTAATTACATTGGATGTGCATATTAACGTAATACATAAAACAATTATGTTTGATCCTGATAGGATTGAACAAGTATTAACAAATCTGATTGATAATGCAATACGTTATACTGATGAGCAGGGAACTGTTGTTGTACAAGTAAATTCTATAAAAGATGGTTTGAAAATTGACGTCAAAGACTCTGGGGCAGGAATTCCTGAGGAGGACTTACCATTTGTCTTTGAACGCTTCTATAAAGCAGATAAAGCTCGAACGCGAGGACGTTCAGGTACTGGTCTTGGCTTAGCCATTGCAAAGAATTTGATAGAGGCACACGATGGAAACATCTTTGTTCATAGTAAAATTGATGAAGGAACTACATTTTCATTCTTTATACCACAATAATAAAATGCGCAATTATGTCATGTTAAGTTTTTGCCAAGCAGTCAGATTATTCTTGTCAATATATTAATAATCGGGTATTATGAAAAAGAATTTTTAAAAAGGCTCATTTCGTATATGGAGATACGATTGTTAATAAATTAGAATGATAGAAGTGGTATTTTAAGCAATCAGCTTTATACTTACCGTCTTTGCATGAGTAACAATAATCAATGCGTAGACAGCCTAAAAAATAAATAGTGCTAGGTGTCTTTTCTTATATACTACATAGGATATCAAGAGAATTTTAAAACATTCTCATAAAGACTTAAAAGGGAATTCTAGTGTGAATCTAGAACTGCCCCCGCAACTGTATTTGTGGACGAAATGATATTACCACTGTATGGAATAATAATATTATACATATTGTTAGCCATATGGGAAGGATCAAAGTAGGATGAAGCATGAGTCAGTAGACCTGCCAAGCACTATATACGTTTTCAATTCTTCGGGGATTGAGTATTGAGACGGTCGAGTAGTGTATTTATTAATAACAATACATTTATGATGCCGTCTAACAGCTCATCCAATTCGGATGGGCTTATTTCTATTTAGGCTTATTTCTTAAACATTATTGTTTCCTTACCAACAGAGGATAAAATCATTCTCATCGTTGTATAGAAGAAAAGATGCCACGAAACTCTAGTTGTGAACATGTATATTTCCTAATACGAAAAACAACAATCAATGCGAAAACAGCCATATTACAAAAGAAGGAGAAAAAAAGATGTTAAACATTAAAAAGTACTTCCCCACTGTCTTTTTCGTTATTTTATCATTCATTTTATTAGTAGGTTGCGGTCAAACTGAGGTAAATAATAATGCTGCCTCTACAAACGGAGAGCAGGAAACTAAAGTTGATGATAAAGCAGAGTCTACAAACGGAGAACAGGAAACTAAAGTTGATGATAAAGCAGAGTCTAGCTTTCCAGTAACAATTACGGATGGATTAGGTAATGAAGTGACAATAGAAGAAGAGCCACAAGCAATTGTGTCGATAATTCCTAGTAATACAGAAATAGCTTTTGCGTTAGGTTTAGGTGATAAAATGGTTGGTGTTGGTGATTGGGCTAATTATCCACCAGAAGTAGCCGAGATAGAAAGGGTTGGAGGAGCAAAATTTAATGTTGAAAAGATAATTTCATTAAACCCAGACGTCGTTCTTGCCCATGCCTCAAGTGCCCATAGCTCTACTGAAGGTCTTCAACAACTACGAGATGCTGGTATAAACGTGGTCGTTGTTAACGATGCATCATCATTTCAAGCAGTATATGACTCAATTAAAATGATTGGCACTGTTACAGGAACAGAAGAAAATGCAGACAAGATCATAAGTGATATGACAGAAAAATTGAATCTTATTAAAGACAAATCAGCAGAAATTAAAGAAGCTGATCAAAAGGTAGTTTGGATAGAGGTAGATGCTCAATTATATACAACTGGAAAAGGTACTTTTATGCATGAAATGCTCGAAGCGATTGGAGCAATAAATGCTGCTGGTGATCAAGAAGGTTGGCCACAATTTACTGAGGAAGATGCGGTATTACTTAATCCAGATGTTATTGTTATTACATATGGGTATTATGTTGAAAATGCAGTAGAACAAGTATTAAATCGAGATGCTTGGCAAGAGGTACCAGCAGTTAAGGATAAGCTCGTATTCGATATTAACTCGGATTTAGTAACAATCTCTGGTCCACGTTTAATTGAAGGAGTAGAAGAACTTGCAAAAGCTGTCTATCCTGACATTTATCAATAAAAGCCGTGTTCTACCATATATTATTACTGTATGTTTTGTAATATTTTCAATTTTGTTAGGGGTTTCGATAGGGACGTTATCGATTCCCTTTTCTACTATTTTAAACGTTATTTTTTATAGTGTTTTTCATTTAGGATCAATAGAGACGCTTGATACAGCAGTAGTTAATATTATTATGGCAATACGCTTACCCCGA
This Cytobacillus sp. IB215665 DNA region includes the following protein-coding sequences:
- a CDS encoding cytochrome c biogenesis protein ResB, with the translated sequence MENVKCECGHVNPHGTVLCESCGRQIDNVNNEEQKQVDMRYDGSARRSQTYNKTIIDKIWNFFSSVKVGVWLIVITLIASAFGTIYPQLMYIPNAAKADPAAYYESQYGVTGKLYYELGFHELYGSWWYLILIGSIGISLVICSLDRVIPLYRALKKQGISRHHSFLKRQRLYSESQLKDNENSLATVREKLLKKRYNVREENGNILAEKGRFSRWGPYVNHVGLIIFLIGVLVRSVPGVYIDKSLWMRDGETNEIPGTNGQYYLQSHGFKLDVYEKDSEKEVFEDALAKIGDGVLAKNYQTDVTLYERVGDFIPGAEPELKKIKDFAIRVNEPLKYDHYALYQADFKLNEFREMSFKLVEKENEDVSLGELTIDLHNPQEEYDLGEGYQVKLLKYFPDYYLNSNGEPDTKLKIPNNPAFVFEMYTPDTPEGERSFVAIRQNIEPNGDNKYKVAFSGIETVNVSGLTVRRDFSLAIIAIGGAIFMIGVIQGMYWNHRRIWFKREGDLIYIAGHTNKNWFSLKKDITSIIEGTQLVMPVDQVEDRKKQAKGD
- the ccsB gene encoding c-type cytochrome biogenesis protein CcsB; the protein is MAELSSNLLYIAFLLYLIATVFFGGTIGNKRSDNKKNRWAQIGIIITILGFVSQLGYFILRWIVAGHAPVSNLFEFTTFFGMMLVGAFIFIYIIYKASVLGLFTLPIAMLVIAYASMFPTDISPLIPALQSDWLYIHVITVSAGQAILAVSFAAGLIYLLRSVDQSKKSKRTFWLELILYSLVSTIGFITITSGFKVLDYEATFSYVDKSEQPLEVTYQLPALVGPYQGELLTAERFEPLISMPAVIDAQKLNTLLLSLITGLIIYGILRLILRKRIGAALQPIVKNVNLDLVDEIGYRAVTIGFPIFTLGGLIFAMIWAQIAWNRFWGWDPKEVWALITWLFYAAFLHLRLSKGWHGEKSAWLAVIGFAIIMFNLVAVNLVIAGLHSYA
- a CDS encoding response regulator produces the protein MEREIKILVVDDEERIRRLLRMYLEREDYVIEEADNGNDGLLKALENDYDLILLDLMMPGKDGIEVCRELREKKATPTIMLTAKGEEVNRVQGFEVGTDDYIVKPFSPREVVLRVKALLRRSSPTSYLQTETTTKDVIVFPHLSIDNDAHRVSADGKEVSLTPKEYELLYFLAKAPDKVFDREQLLKEVWHYEFFGDLRTVDTHVKRLREKLNRVSEEAAKMIVTVWGVGYKFEVTNE
- a CDS encoding ATP-binding protein, whose product is MKLWRSVVGKLWFTILLLVSFVLSILTVLLLQFFENYHVNEAKNDLTKTATKIASIMEEYDDKQLARNISWELIDEMTKVIIVYDKENYWYSPDSNVLENLPISSIFNDKQLARVFTNREVISEKKYLHEITAPVDKNSQLFLVAAPLKVSNEENGAVIIYQSLRAVEETSHQTTKLILLAAGVAIVLTTIFAFFLSTRITSPLLKMREAAFEVAKGKFDTKVPILTNDEIGDLATAFNQMERQLKYNMNALSQEKEQLSSILSSMVDGVITFNKDGSILVSNPPSEQFLQAWYYEQGNLEKPTEELPSEVRELFKQVVSFEKEQTIEITLQGRNWVIVMSPLYDNKFVRGAVAVLRDMTEERRLDKLREDFIANVSHELRTPISMLQGYSEAIIDDIASSDQEKKDIAKVIYDESLRMGRLVNELLDLARMEAGHLNLHLEEIDIQPYIQRIIRKFQGLAQDKLITLDVHINVIHKTIMFDPDRIEQVLTNLIDNAIRYTDEQGTVVVQVNSIKDGLKIDVKDSGAGIPEEDLPFVFERFYKADKARTRGRSGTGLGLAIAKNLIEAHDGNIFVHSKIDEGTTFSFFIPQ
- a CDS encoding ABC transporter substrate-binding protein; this encodes MLNIKKYFPTVFFVILSFILLVGCGQTEVNNNAASTNGEQETKVDDKAESTNGEQETKVDDKAESSFPVTITDGLGNEVTIEEEPQAIVSIIPSNTEIAFALGLGDKMVGVGDWANYPPEVAEIERVGGAKFNVEKIISLNPDVVLAHASSAHSSTEGLQQLRDAGINVVVVNDASSFQAVYDSIKMIGTVTGTEENADKIISDMTEKLNLIKDKSAEIKEADQKVVWIEVDAQLYTTGKGTFMHEMLEAIGAINAAGDQEGWPQFTEEDAVLLNPDVIVITYGYYVENAVEQVLNRDAWQEVPAVKDKLVFDINSDLVTISGPRLIEGVEELAKAVYPDIYQ